From Anaplasma ovis str. Haibei:
GTAGACAACTCTTAGCATTGATGACACCGCAGATATAATAAACGCCTTGAAGCTCAGATTTCCTGAAATCGTGGGGCCAAACCTGCGCGACATATGTTACGCAACCCAGAACAGACAAGTAGCGGTGAAGTATATGTCAAAAATGGTAGATGTTGTGCTTGCGATAGGCAGCAAAAATAGCTCTAACTCAAATCGCCTTCTAGACCTGGCAAAATCTCAAAATGTGAGGGCCTATCTCATAGATTCGTACAGGAACATAGATCTAAAGTGGCTAGTTGGCGCGCACAAGATTGGGATCACCGCAGGTGCTTCTGCTCCGGAAATTCTGGTACAGGAGGTTGTGGACTATTTAGGCCTGCATGCCAACCTGAGGGTGCGCACCATGGAAGGAGTTAGTGAAAATATCACCTTCAAACTGCCTGAGCTAGATTAGCTGGGTGTCATGAGCATCTTGTGCACCCTCATCTCGTCGCAATGCTGGAGCAGGTGTCTTGGCGCATGAATCAACAACCTATAAACATTCATGGGTTACGGTCCAAGCAGCAATAGCCAATTCTCGACGGAGATTTTTGTATCTGCCAACACTTGATTATTCCTGGGAAAAACAGTAGGATCGCCGAAGGTTCTAAGGTCGTGGGGTTGTGTTGAAAGTCAAGATTTTGAGACTTGCCTCGGGGTATGGGTTGCCCTTGCCATCCTATGCCACTCCCAAAAGTGCAGGGCTAGATTTGTACGCCGCGGTCGACGGCAAGTTGGTAGTGCACCCAGGTGGCAGGTGCGCAGTGAAGACGGGTATTGCCCTAGAGTTGCCTGATGGATATGAAGCGCAGATAAGATCTAGATCCGGTCTGGCTGCTAACTTTGGTGTTTTCGTGTTGAACGCACCGGGAACCATAGATTCCGACTATCGCGGGGAGATAACCGTGGTGCTGTCAAACTTCGGCAGCGAAGATTACGTAATTAGCCGTGGTGACAGGGTTGCGCAGATGGTCATAGCCCCGGTGGAACGGGTAGATTGGGAAGAGGTAAGTAGTATAACAGCCACCAGCCGCGGAGAGGGTGGGTTTGGTTCTACTGGAACGTAGGGCACGCACGCCGATGTATGCGGGGCAGGCAGGTTTCCTCAAGGCACATCAGGTTGCGTGCTCCGGACACTCGAGCAGGTGTTTGACGATTAGAGACAGCTTGGACGCGAATGAGCCCTTGACCAGCACGCCGTCTCCCGGCCTGATGGCGTGTTCCAGGTGTGCAATCGCCTCCTCATAGTTGGTGAAATGTCTCCCACGTAGGCGTTCAGGTAGTACGTCGTACAGGGACAGCATGTGTGTTCCTACGGTGTATACCACGTCTATGTTGCCGCGCGCTATGTGTTCCAGTAGCCCGCAGTGGTAATGATGGCTGCCACTCCCCAGTTCGAGCATATCACCTAAAACCGCTACTTTTCTAAGGATACGAGCGTGCTTCAGATCACTAAAACTCCCTATAGCCACGGCCATAGATAAAGGATTTGCGTTGTACGCATCATCCAGCAAGATAATTTCCCTGCCCCTAAATGTGGTAACATGGACTTTACCCCTACCTTCCAGTGGGACAAATTCTTCTATGACGTCTTTAACTGGCGTGAGATCTAACGAAAAAACTTGGCCCACGGCAGCTGCTATAGCAGCCGAATATGCCAGGTGCCTGGCACAGTTTTTCAGGTCACACTGCAACTTCCTTCCAAAACACCTCAAGGTTACGGAGTTTCCTGGTTCTTTGCTTCCGAGAATCTGTACATCGGCTCCTGCACCCACACCAAAACTTATGACACGCGCACAACGGTTTTCAGCCACAGCACGCATTTTATCATAGCATATGTTATCACGGTTCAATATGGCGACAGCACCATCCTTGACGTGGTTGAACACCTCTAGCTTTGCAGCTAGCACACCCTCAATAGACTCAAAAAACTCCAAATGTGCCGGGCCCACGTTGGTAATCACGGCAACGTCCGGCCTCGCAATACGAGACAGGATGTCTATCTCCCCGGAAGAATTCATGCCCATCTCAAGCACAACAAACTCTGCATTTTCGGCCAAATTCGCAGCACATAGAGGCATTCCTATAAGGTTGTTATAGTTCGCCTCGTTGTAATATACCTCACCGTACTTGGACAGGACTTCGGTCAGAATATACTTCGTGGTAGTTTTGCCTACGCTGCCGGTAATTGCTATTATCTTGGCACGTGTACCCCTTAGGCGAACAGCTGCAATATCGTGCAACGCCTGTAGAGTATCTTTCACCATAACCAAAGGCCCACAATCTGCAGCCAAGGAGGATTCCTCACTCACAACAGCAGCAACGGCACCTTTGTTGAACGCCTCTCGGACAAAGCCGTGTCCGTCAAAGTTTTTGCCTCTGATTGCAATAAACACATCACCAGGGCGCAAGGTCCTAGTATCTATAGACACTCTACCACATGATGCCCAATCTCCTCCAAGGCATAGCCCGGAAATCGCGGCCTCCATAGATTTGGCACACCACATAATACGCTTGAACAGTATAACGTGCACACGTATACCACAGTATAACAGACAAAACAATTGAGGTTGTACCGTGGAATGTGCGCGCACAGCCCACTGTCGACCAGCGCGGCTGGGGTGGAGTCACAGGACTTCCACGCGCATTACGGTGCAACACAGAAAGTGATTACTGCTTACCTGGAGGGAAGGTAAAATTTCCGAAAGTGAGGTAGGTCCAATGCTAGACAACAAAGCAAAATTTCCAGAAAACATATCCTATGGGTCCGTAGGGGGACCGACTTTTTCTACTGTAATTTCCGAGCTCGGCGGCGGAAAAGAGCAGCGTAAAGCTAACTGGACGCGTTCGCACAATAGGTACAACGTGGTGTACAACACCGCATCTAGAGATCAGTGCAGTGCATTGATTAGCTTTTTCTATGCACACAGGGGAAAGGCCCTGCCCTTCAGATTCAAAGACTGGTCTGATTACGCGGCAACCGGGCAAAAGATTGGAGTGGGTGATGGTAAAAGCTTGAATTTTCAGCTCGTCAAACGCTACTACGCGGGAGAACATTCCTACACACGCAAGATTAGCAAACCGGTAGATGGTACAGTCAAAGTATACTTAAATGAGGCATTGCAGGAGTACACAAGGGATTATGGCATAGACTTCAGTAGTGGAATCGTCACGTTCGCTACACCACCAGCACATGATGATATCATCCACGCAGATTTTGAGTTTGACGTACTAGTCAGGTTTGACACCGATTTCCTTGCCTTCTCGCTTGACGCACATGGAAACTACGGGTGCCACAGTGTACCGTTAGTAGAAGTCAGCGAATAGCCACACGTCCGCTTGGGTCTGTTAGGATGATCCACCCAAGCCGTCAAGTTCTGTTTTCAAGGCCAGCAGTTCAGACTCAATGTTTGCCTTGTCAAGCTCTGTAGTGTTGGGCGAATCCAAAGCTTTCTTCAGCTCTACAATCCTCTCCTGAAGCGCAGCAACTTGCTTCTTGCGTTCTTCCTGCTGCTGCCTCCTGGAAACCCCTCCGGACCCTGTATGCGCACTTGTTGACCGACCATCACTTG
This genomic window contains:
- a CDS encoding UDP-N-acetylmuramoyl-tripeptide--D-alanyl-D-alanine ligase, with protein sequence MHVILFKRIMWCAKSMEAAISGLCLGGDWASCGRVSIDTRTLRPGDVFIAIRGKNFDGHGFVREAFNKGAVAAVVSEESSLAADCGPLVMVKDTLQALHDIAAVRLRGTRAKIIAITGSVGKTTTKYILTEVLSKYGEVYYNEANYNNLIGMPLCAANLAENAEFVVLEMGMNSSGEIDILSRIARPDVAVITNVGPAHLEFFESIEGVLAAKLEVFNHVKDGAVAILNRDNICYDKMRAVAENRCARVISFGVGAGADVQILGSKEPGNSVTLRCFGRKLQCDLKNCARHLAYSAAIAAAVGQVFSLDLTPVKDVIEEFVPLEGRGKVHVTTFRGREIILLDDAYNANPLSMAVAIGSFSDLKHARILRKVAVLGDMLELGSGSHHYHCGLLEHIARGNIDVVYTVGTHMLSLYDVLPERLRGRHFTNYEEAIAHLEHAIRPGDGVLVKGSFASKLSLIVKHLLECPEHAT
- a CDS encoding DUF2460 domain-containing protein; translation: MLDNKAKFPENISYGSVGGPTFSTVISELGGGKEQRKANWTRSHNRYNVVYNTASRDQCSALISFFYAHRGKALPFRFKDWSDYAATGQKIGVGDGKSLNFQLVKRYYAGEHSYTRKISKPVDGTVKVYLNEALQEYTRDYGIDFSSGIVTFATPPAHDDIIHADFEFDVLVRFDTDFLAFSLDAHGNYGCHSVPLVEVSE
- the dut gene encoding dUTP diphosphatase codes for the protein MLKVKILRLASGYGLPLPSYATPKSAGLDLYAAVDGKLVVHPGGRCAVKTGIALELPDGYEAQIRSRSGLAANFGVFVLNAPGTIDSDYRGEITVVLSNFGSEDYVISRGDRVAQMVIAPVERVDWEEVSSITATSRGEGGFGSTGT